The genomic stretch TGTCCTCTTTCTGAGTAACTATAGATATTTCTTTAAGTTTTTTCTCGAAATATTCTCTATTTTTAGAAGAAACTATTACAGTTATATCATTGATTCCACATTTTCTTAAATACTCTATCTGGTACTCGATTAATGGCTTTGAGAGAATTGGCACAAAAGCTTTAGGTCTTGTATGTGTAATTGGTTCTAATCTTTCACCAGAACCTGCAGCAAGAATAAATGCCTTCATCCACTATTTATAAGTTAAATCTATTATATTTCATTAATCCTAACCTGAACTATGAGTTTTATAGTAACCTACATCGTTTTTATCTAAGGTTTTAAGAGACTATAAGTAGTATGACTTTTCTTAAAGAATATGAAATAAAACATAGAAAATCATGATTTCATCAAAATATAACCTATCATAATATAGAAAATTTTATCATATAAAAATATATTTAAGCTGGCGCTTTTAATAATTTAGTTTTTTCTACTTCTACTTTTCTTAGTGGATAGATTTTTTTAGCTTGCTGGAAAATATCGTTGGAAAGTTTTCCAAATACAATGTCTTGTACAAACTCATCAAACGTAGTTTCAGATGCTCTAGTTGAAAGGATATTCCAAATTATTTTTCTAATCTCTGTCTTTTGCGACCTATGTGCCCTATAAGTGGTTAATGCTAATCCTTTAACTCTCAATACATAGCCATCCTTAGTTGTTACATCAGTAATAGCATCTATTTTTGAGCTTTTTCTTCTAACTAA from Sulfolobus sp. S-194 encodes the following:
- a CDS encoding 30S ribosomal protein S3ae — encoded protein: MSSKTAIKDKWKLKKWFTIVAPKTFGEVILGTTPAFDANQALNRKVETTLYDLTGDYSLVYVHLYFRVIGVEGDRLLTRFAGHELSRDYIRSLVRRKSSKIDAITDVTTKDGYVLRVKGLALTTYRAHRSQKTEIRKIIWNILSTRASETTFDEFVQDIVFGKLSNDIFQQAKKIYPLRKVEVEKTKLLKAPA